In Pseudomonadota bacterium, the following are encoded in one genomic region:
- a CDS encoding tetratricopeptide repeat protein — protein sequence MCCTGGEDSAAVDPWRLRVATTVVADKSKITAAAQKYTAKGQFEKAIVEYRKLVKEDPGDIRTWLKMGDLYTRMGARKEATDTYIRVAEHYKKSGFHLKAVAVYKQVIKLDPTLGEVYEMLADAYLSLGLTSEALIQLEQLADMYQRAGNSERMLTALQRMADLDVQNISTRLRIAEQLSKDGRAPEAVQSFSTACDLLRAQGRVDDFIKVAERLLYHDAGQIGVAREAASIYLERNQPKRALAKLQLCFAKEPRNVDTLELLAQAFCALSQPDKAVSVYLEVAAILGEQHRDADRRRMFERILELDPKNANAIAAMGHAAPAPTADTEDAAGALPSPAAAAPPRASRASPEIAEELTDESLAAKAGKLLSEAEVLIKYGLVDRARDHFRKVFEFDFYNLDARERLKDLLLEAGDRDGAVEQLFVLADGFIREQPEGAVYYLHQILGIDPFDRKARELLQKIGGVMPEGLPEMPEEREEAIQLDPEALDELDAPASRPAPADVAPTALDDDLDAVTIVEEDDDLDLSDLPALDGDLFEPEPEPEPEPPRPAPAAPKPEPAAAVTVPAPAPTVEPAQPKRPEVEETVPTLPPPGGDVDISEELEEVDFFISQGLTDEALPILEALSVRCPGDRRVAERLGQVRPEVTAVKAIPTPPAAKEFDFDALAGDLDLSDVTQDDISNEIDAVFSQFKAGVEKQVSKSDYATHYDLGVAYREMGLLEDAIAEFRIAAGDHRRAVAVDTAVGACQAGLGRFDEALETLGRALDKPGLEEREQLALRYEIARIYESQGRNKEALGVYNDILRQDPGFADVVDRIDAIES from the coding sequence GTGTGTTGTACGGGGGGGGAGGACTCCGCCGCGGTGGATCCGTGGCGGTTGAGGGTTGCGACGACCGTGGTAGCGGATAAGAGCAAGATAACTGCGGCCGCGCAGAAGTACACGGCCAAGGGCCAGTTCGAGAAGGCGATCGTCGAGTATCGCAAGCTCGTCAAGGAAGATCCCGGCGACATCCGCACGTGGCTGAAGATGGGCGACCTCTACACGCGGATGGGCGCCCGCAAGGAGGCCACCGACACCTACATCCGCGTGGCCGAGCACTACAAGAAGAGCGGCTTCCACCTGAAGGCGGTCGCGGTCTACAAGCAGGTCATCAAGCTCGATCCGACGCTCGGCGAGGTGTACGAGATGCTCGCCGACGCGTACCTGTCGCTCGGGCTCACCTCGGAGGCGCTCATCCAGCTCGAGCAGCTCGCCGACATGTACCAGCGGGCGGGCAACTCGGAGCGCATGCTCACCGCCCTCCAGCGCATGGCGGATCTCGACGTCCAGAACATCTCCACGCGGCTGCGCATCGCCGAGCAGCTCTCCAAGGACGGACGCGCGCCCGAGGCGGTCCAGTCCTTCTCGACCGCGTGCGACCTCCTGCGGGCGCAGGGCAGGGTCGACGACTTCATCAAGGTCGCCGAGCGGCTCCTGTACCACGACGCCGGACAGATCGGCGTGGCCCGCGAGGCGGCGTCGATCTACCTGGAGAGGAACCAGCCGAAGCGGGCGCTCGCGAAGCTCCAGCTCTGCTTCGCCAAGGAGCCGCGCAACGTCGACACGCTCGAGCTCCTCGCCCAGGCGTTCTGCGCGCTCAGCCAGCCGGACAAGGCGGTCTCCGTGTACCTCGAGGTCGCCGCGATCCTCGGCGAGCAGCATCGCGACGCCGATCGCCGCCGCATGTTCGAGCGGATCCTCGAGCTGGATCCGAAAAACGCGAACGCGATCGCTGCGATGGGTCACGCCGCGCCCGCCCCCACGGCCGACACGGAGGACGCGGCCGGCGCCTTGCCATCGCCCGCCGCCGCGGCGCCGCCGCGCGCGTCGAGGGCCTCACCCGAGATCGCCGAGGAGCTGACCGATGAGAGCCTGGCGGCCAAGGCGGGGAAGCTCCTGTCCGAGGCCGAGGTGCTCATCAAGTACGGCCTCGTCGACCGTGCGCGCGATCATTTCCGGAAGGTCTTCGAGTTCGACTTCTACAACCTCGACGCGCGCGAACGGCTCAAGGATCTCCTGCTGGAGGCGGGGGATCGCGACGGCGCCGTGGAGCAGCTCTTCGTCCTCGCCGACGGCTTCATCCGGGAGCAGCCCGAGGGCGCCGTGTACTACCTGCACCAGATCCTCGGCATCGATCCCTTCGACCGCAAGGCGAGGGAGCTCCTGCAGAAGATCGGCGGCGTCATGCCGGAGGGCCTGCCGGAGATGCCCGAGGAGCGAGAAGAGGCGATCCAGCTCGATCCGGAGGCGCTCGACGAGCTCGACGCGCCGGCCTCGAGGCCCGCGCCGGCGGACGTCGCGCCGACCGCCCTGGACGATGATCTCGACGCTGTCACCATCGTGGAGGAGGACGACGATCTCGATCTCTCGGATCTGCCCGCGCTGGACGGCGATCTGTTCGAGCCGGAGCCCGAGCCGGAGCCCGAACCGCCGAGGCCCGCACCCGCGGCGCCGAAGCCGGAGCCCGCGGCCGCCGTCACGGTGCCAGCGCCGGCGCCGACGGTCGAGCCCGCCCAGCCGAAGCGGCCGGAGGTCGAGGAGACCGTGCCGACCCTCCCCCCGCCGGGCGGCGACGTGGACATCTCGGAGGAGCTCGAGGAGGTCGACTTCTTCATCAGCCAGGGGCTCACCGACGAGGCGCTGCCCATCCTCGAGGCGCTCTCCGTGCGCTGCCCCGGCGACCGGCGGGTGGCGGAGCGGCTCGGGCAGGTCCGCCCCGAAGTCACGGCGGTCAAGGCGATCCCCACGCCGCCCGCAGCGAAGGAGTTCGACTTCGACGCGCTCGCCGGGGATCTCGATCTCAGCGACGTCACGCAGGACGACATCAGCAACGAGATCGACGCGGTGTTCTCGCAGTTCAAGGCCGGCGTCGAGAAGCAGGTGTCGAAGTCCGACTACGCGACGCACTACGATCTCGGCGTCGCGTACCGCGAGATGGGCCTCCTCGAGGACGCGATCGCCGAGTTCCGGATCGCCGCCGGGGATCACCGGCGCGCGGTGGCCGTCGACACCGCGGTCGGCGCGTGCCAGGCGGGGCTCGGCCGGTTCGACGAGGCGCTCGAGACGCTCGGGCGCGCCCTCGACAAGCCCGGTCTCGAGGAGCGGGAGCAGCTCGCGCTGCGGTACGAGATTGCGCGGATCTACGAGTCGCAGGGCCGCAACAAGGAAGCGCTCGGCGTGTACAACGACATCCTGCGACAGGACCCCGGCTTCGCGGACGTCGTCGATCGCATCGACGCCATCGAATCCTGA
- a CDS encoding RNA polymerase sigma factor produces MNDRLPEIAPTSGPTRNGEESLVARARSGEPEALGTLFVTHATATRRLLRSVLGPDDELDDLVQEVFLQVHRSIRGFRGDSGFSTWLHRLTVNTAVSHLRSRARRRSRLEAAPPAATPASPGPAPDERASAREMLRRLYAILEEMPIKRRVAFTLFELEGLSLERLADVLGVSIQAAKSRVFFARRELLARAAADPLLAALKEEIES; encoded by the coding sequence GTGAACGATCGTCTTCCAGAGATCGCGCCGACGAGCGGCCCGACCAGAAACGGGGAAGAGTCTCTCGTCGCGCGCGCGCGCTCCGGCGAACCGGAGGCCCTGGGCACGCTGTTCGTGACGCACGCCACGGCGACCCGGCGGCTCCTGCGGAGCGTGCTCGGCCCGGACGACGAACTCGACGACCTCGTGCAGGAGGTCTTCTTGCAGGTGCACCGTTCGATCCGCGGGTTCCGGGGCGACAGCGGCTTCTCGACCTGGCTGCACCGCCTGACCGTGAACACGGCGGTGAGCCACCTGCGGTCGCGCGCGCGGCGCCGCTCGCGACTCGAGGCCGCGCCGCCCGCCGCGACCCCGGCGAGCCCCGGACCGGCGCCGGACGAGCGCGCCTCGGCGCGGGAGATGCTGCGGCGCCTCTACGCGATCCTGGAGGAGATGCCGATCAAGCGCCGGGTGGCGTTCACGCTGTTCGAGCTCGAGGGTCTCTCCCTGGAGCGCCTCGCCGACGTGCTCGGCGTCTCGATCCAGGCGGCCAAGTCGCGCGTTTTCTTCGCCCGGCGGGAGCTGCTCGCGCGGGCCGCGGCGGATCCTCTCCTCGCCGCGTTGAAGGAGGAGATCGAATCGTGA
- a CDS encoding FecR family protein, whose translation MTNTSHRATGPILGRLRESLHADVDPGPARLELERRKLVATIASGPRPVRRFRSGVAVGAVVSLAAAAAVLFVLAVTAPPAGDGPPERISGLVGAGALSNGGVARVPASDGAKLTLADGTALWLAAETAVSSPDGGKRRIRLETGRALARVAPRSGPARFVIETEFGDIEVRGTVFAARVAAAGLTIDLYEGSIRFSSGARSVDLRPGESLRVGKGGSIDARVPIDRAAVLADLLITEKTAGLPGAPVPRLSPPAEADSANPVIERRAPPAPPGAEECAIPAEAKRPIRRAAAAAKAPEAGAPSVGAVEPAPFADPALAEIEIAPPADEKLFLDAYEKAVAGAPEDARALLERYLASYPEGRYWQRVADILGESP comes from the coding sequence GTGACGAACACATCGCATCGCGCGACCGGGCCGATCCTGGGCAGGCTCAGGGAGTCGCTCCACGCGGATGTCGATCCGGGACCGGCGCGCCTCGAGCTCGAGCGCAGGAAGCTCGTCGCGACGATCGCCTCCGGCCCCCGGCCGGTGAGGCGTTTCCGGAGCGGCGTCGCCGTCGGGGCGGTCGTCTCGCTCGCCGCGGCGGCCGCCGTGCTCTTCGTCCTCGCGGTCACCGCGCCGCCCGCGGGCGACGGGCCTCCCGAGCGGATCTCCGGCCTCGTCGGCGCCGGCGCCCTGTCGAACGGCGGGGTCGCGCGCGTCCCTGCCTCGGACGGCGCCAAGCTCACGCTCGCGGACGGCACCGCCCTGTGGCTCGCCGCGGAGACGGCGGTGTCGTCCCCGGACGGCGGCAAGCGCCGCATCCGGCTCGAGACCGGGCGCGCGCTCGCGCGCGTGGCGCCGCGATCGGGCCCGGCGCGGTTCGTGATCGAGACCGAGTTCGGCGACATCGAGGTGCGCGGCACGGTCTTCGCGGCGCGCGTCGCCGCCGCCGGGCTGACCATCGATCTCTATGAAGGGTCGATCCGCTTCTCGAGCGGCGCGAGATCCGTCGACCTGCGCCCCGGTGAGAGCCTCCGCGTCGGAAAGGGCGGCTCGATCGACGCGCGCGTTCCCATCGATCGCGCGGCGGTGCTCGCGGATCTCCTGATCACCGAGAAGACGGCCGGGCTCCCGGGCGCGCCCGTGCCGAGGCTCTCGCCGCCGGCCGAGGCCGACTCGGCGAACCCGGTGATCGAGCGCCGCGCGCCGCCGGCCCCGCCCGGAGCGGAGGAGTGCGCGATCCCGGCAGAAGCGAAGCGCCCGATCCGCAGGGCGGCCGCCGCCGCGAAGGCCCCCGAGGCCGGAGCGCCCTCGGTAGGCGCCGTCGAGCCCGCGCCGTTCGCCGATCCCGCGCTCGCGGAGATCGAGATCGCGCCTCCCGCGGACGAGAAGCTGTTCCTCGACGCCTACGAGAAGGCGGTCGCCGGCGCGCCCGAGGACGCCCGCGCGCTGCTCGAGCGGTACCTCGCCTCGTACCCCGAGGGCCGCTACTGGCAGCGCGTGGCCGACATCCTCGGCGAGTCCCCGTAG
- a CDS encoding PQQ-binding-like beta-propeller repeat protein yields the protein MKWAFATAGRISADAAVTADGRTIYAASHDGKLYAIGDDGGRRWAFDAGGKIWSSPAIGADGTVYFGSDADRLCAVGPSGEEKWRLSTAKGEKVEGGRYDVDTSPALLADGTVVVACHADILAARPDTGALAWSFDAGMGAKAFASPALGVDGTIYVGTQGDRFFALDAHGKPRWSLDTGGDNDGTPAVADDGTVFFGSDDGFVRAVAPGGALRWQRALGGAIRAPIAVGHDGTVFASTYGEVPFLAALDGSTGAERWRFHTAPGEGAFYGVQSGALVDAEGYVYFGGRDHFVYCLSPDGELVWKLETGDQVDAGPAIGPDGTLYVGSDDGKLYAFGR from the coding sequence GTGAAGTGGGCCTTCGCCACCGCCGGGAGGATCTCCGCCGACGCGGCCGTGACCGCCGACGGGCGGACGATCTACGCCGCGTCCCACGACGGGAAGCTGTACGCGATAGGCGACGACGGCGGGCGGCGGTGGGCGTTCGACGCCGGGGGCAAGATCTGGAGTTCGCCCGCGATAGGGGCGGACGGGACCGTGTACTTCGGCAGCGACGCGGATCGCCTCTGCGCCGTGGGGCCGAGCGGGGAGGAGAAGTGGCGGCTGTCCACGGCCAAGGGAGAAAAGGTCGAGGGCGGGCGTTACGACGTCGACACCTCCCCCGCGCTCCTCGCGGACGGCACCGTCGTCGTCGCGTGCCACGCCGATATCCTCGCGGCGCGGCCGGACACGGGCGCGCTCGCCTGGTCGTTCGACGCGGGCATGGGCGCCAAGGCGTTCGCGAGCCCGGCGCTCGGGGTCGACGGCACGATCTACGTCGGCACGCAGGGGGACCGCTTCTTCGCGCTCGACGCGCACGGCAAGCCGCGCTGGTCCCTCGACACGGGCGGCGACAACGACGGCACCCCCGCGGTGGCCGACGACGGCACGGTGTTCTTCGGCTCGGACGACGGGTTCGTGCGCGCCGTGGCGCCCGGCGGCGCCCTGCGTTGGCAGCGCGCCCTCGGCGGCGCGATCCGCGCGCCCATCGCGGTGGGCCACGACGGCACGGTGTTCGCGTCGACGTACGGCGAGGTGCCGTTCCTCGCCGCGCTCGACGGATCGACAGGTGCCGAGAGGTGGCGGTTCCACACGGCGCCGGGGGAGGGCGCGTTCTACGGCGTGCAGTCCGGCGCGCTCGTGGACGCCGAGGGGTACGTCTACTTCGGCGGGCGCGATCACTTCGTGTACTGCCTGTCGCCCGATGGGGAGCTCGTCTGGAAGCTCGAGACCGGCGATCAGGTGGACGCGGGCCCCGCGATCGGCCCGGACGGCACGCTGTACGTCGGGAGCGACGACGGGAAGCTGTACGCCTTCGGGCGGTAG
- a CDS encoding energy-coupling factor ABC transporter permease, protein MHMADALISPFVGGAGWAASLGLVGYSARKIKIAADDASVPLMGVGAAFVFAAQMLNFAIPGTGSSGHLGGGLMLAALLGPHAAFLAMASILTVQALLFADGGLLALGCNVVNLGFFPCFIAYPLLFRPIAGSSPNRARLSAASMIAAIVGLQLGALAVVLETKLSGVTALPFGAFALLMQPIHLAIGAVEGLATAAVLLFVWQARPGILHAGDTGAFSKKLVAALLVAALVVSASAGWIASSRPDGLEWAIAKVTGEADLVAQAPDAGSSLAGVVGAALTLLLAGLVGLALRRRLAAKG, encoded by the coding sequence ATGCACATGGCAGACGCCCTCATCTCTCCCTTCGTCGGCGGCGCCGGCTGGGCCGCGTCCCTGGGGCTCGTAGGGTACAGCGCCCGGAAGATCAAGATCGCGGCCGACGACGCGAGCGTGCCTCTGATGGGAGTCGGCGCGGCTTTCGTCTTCGCGGCGCAGATGCTCAACTTCGCGATCCCCGGCACCGGATCGAGCGGGCACCTCGGCGGCGGGCTCATGCTCGCCGCGCTGCTCGGGCCGCACGCCGCGTTCCTCGCCATGGCGTCGATCCTGACCGTGCAGGCGCTGCTCTTCGCGGACGGGGGGCTGCTCGCCCTCGGCTGCAACGTCGTGAACCTCGGGTTCTTCCCCTGCTTCATCGCGTACCCGCTCCTTTTCCGGCCGATCGCCGGGTCGAGCCCCAACCGGGCGCGGCTGTCGGCGGCGTCGATGATCGCCGCGATCGTCGGGCTGCAGCTCGGCGCCCTCGCCGTGGTGCTCGAGACGAAGCTCTCCGGAGTCACGGCGCTCCCGTTCGGGGCCTTCGCGCTGCTCATGCAGCCGATCCACCTCGCGATCGGGGCGGTCGAGGGGCTTGCCACCGCGGCGGTGCTCCTGTTCGTGTGGCAGGCGCGGCCGGGTATCCTGCACGCGGGTGACACCGGGGCCTTTTCCAAGAAGCTCGTCGCGGCGCTTCTCGTCGCGGCGCTCGTCGTGAGCGCCTCGGCCGGATGGATCGCGTCGAGCCGTCCCGACGGGCTCGAGTGGGCGATCGCGAAAGTCACGGGCGAGGCGGATCTCGTCGCGCAGGCGCCCGACGCGGGCTCGAGCCTCGCGGGCGTCGTCGGCGCCGCGTTGACGCTTCTGCTCGCCGGGTTGGTCGGGCTGGCCTTGCGGCGGCGCCTGGCCGCCAAGGGCTGA